From Ptychodera flava strain L36383 chromosome 3 unlocalized genomic scaffold, AS_Pfla_20210202 Scaffold_26__1_contigs__length_13983176_pilon, whole genome shotgun sequence, one genomic window encodes:
- the LOC139125936 gene encoding uncharacterized protein, with translation MKTRNTISQRWKKWRRAFELYLVGKGVTAEAQKRALLLHTAGLEVQEIYFTLVGEDSDKNYVDTLQVLNNHFVPKANIPFERHMFRQIAQTSDETVDQFVCRLRQRASTCDFAEKEDEHIRDQLIDKCYSPHIRRKFLEKQNAKLSDLLAIARAQEAVDSQMQSMGERKPQVQQVNAVGGKKQGQRRSAPKAGKRHYTSNTCYNCGRQGHVARDPACPPGTEM, from the coding sequence ATGAAGACCCGAAACACCATTTCTCAAAGATGGAAGAAATGGAGAAGAGCATTTGAACTCTATCTAGTCGGTAAGGGAGTAACAGCAGAAGCACAGAAACGAGCATTACTGTTACATACTGCTGGACTAGAAGTGCAAGAAATCTATTTCACGCTGGTAGGTGAAGACTCTGACAAAAACTATGTGGACACGCTGCAAGTATTGAACAATCATTTCGTCCCCAAAGCGAACATACCATTTGAGAGACACATGTTTAGACAGATTGCCCAGACCAGTGACGAAACGGTCGATCAGTTCGTATGTAGGCTCAGACAAAGAGCGAGTACATGTGACTTCGCTGAGAAAGAAGACGAGCACATCAGAGATCAGTTGATTGATAAATGCTACTCTCCGCATATACGCAGAAAGTTTCTCGAGAAACAAAACGCCAAACTCAGTGATTTacttgctatcgctcgtgcCCAAGAAGCTGTTGACTCACAAATGCAGTCAATGGGAGAGAGGAAACCTCAAGTACAACAAGTAAATGCAGTCGGTGGAAAGAAACAAGGCCAGAGGAGAAGTGCCCCAAAAGCAGGTAAAAGACATTATACCAGTAACACTTGCTACAACTGTGGGAGGCAAGGACATGTTGCCAGAGACCCTGCTTGTCCGCCAGGGACAGAAATGTAG